A segment of the Oxyura jamaicensis isolate SHBP4307 breed ruddy duck chromosome 9 unlocalized genomic scaffold, BPBGC_Ojam_1.0 oxy9_random_OJ106483, whole genome shotgun sequence genome:
GAAGAGTTTGGGGTCCCAGGAGGTGGCACTTACCACGTGGGCTCACAATGCCCGGACAGGCGGGCTGTGCCGTCGGCAGGGCCgtggaggtgctggaggtgTTGTTTGGGCTCTGGGTTGAGTTGGTGGCAGGGGAGGAGGGCTCCGTGCCTGGGCAAAGCAATGTGGCATtagtgctgcctgcagggagagCCAGGGGGTCCTAAACCTAGGCAAGACCCACCCTTCACCCCCCAGCCACACTCACCCGTGGTGGCACCAGGGCTCTGGAATGACACCTGGGTGTCCGGGGATGTCCCCGTGGCCAGGGTGGAGGTACCAGGGCTGGTCCCATTTGTggtccccagcagctggctgggagctggggtgcTCCCGGGCACCCCTATGCTGGTGTGGGAGGGGGCTGCGGTGTCCAGAGGGGCCGTAGAGGACTCGGCTGGTGCAGCTGtgtgcagggctgtggtggGAAGAGAGGGACTGCTGCTCCCCGGGGGTGTGCTGGGTGTCTCTGGAGTGGAGATTCCTGTTTCAGGGCtggaggctgtgctggtggaGGCAGTGGTGGGCAGCAGCGCCGTGGTCTCTGTGGGTTTCAGGGAGGCAGAGAGAGCTGAGATCGCTGTAGCATTCAAGACAGGCAGCCACCTcctccctgagctgctgcagcctgccagaagttaaataataatactatGAAGGGCAAAGGTTTGCTCTCAGCCCCTGCCCAGATGGATGTCTGCTCTGGAGGGCCCCGTCCTCACACAAGGGACGAGGTGGAAGTCCACCTCTGCATCCCAATCACCCCAGAGAGGCGAGAACAGGCAGCTGcatccccaggcagcccccaggaAGAGGTAGAGGAAATTTGCGTGTGaggcagcagaaatgaaacaaagcctaTTGCTCCCGCAGTGCCCAGCACGGCCACGTTCTCCTGCTGGGAAGGGGCCACTCGGCAAGCAGCACCCACAGCGTGtcacctcccctgccctccccacctTGGGCAAAGCCACCCCGGGACCACCCAGCGCCCTGGCAGCGATGCTCCCCACGCATCCCGCTCAGTCCTTACCCAGAGCCAGCTCAGGCACGGCgaggctcagcagcagcaggggcaggggcagccctcCTCTGTGCCCAGCCATGTCCAGGCAGGCAAGAGCCTATGTCCCCCCGCAGGCCCAGCTCCAAGCGTTCCCCACAGCCCTCGTGCTGTGGTTTCTGCACTCCCTTTG
Coding sequences within it:
- the LOC118157685 gene encoding uncharacterized protein PB18E9.04c-like, with the translated sequence MAGHRGGLPLPLLLLSLAVPELALETTALLPTTASTSTASSPETGISTPETPSTPPGSSSPSLPTTALHTAAPAESSTAPLDTAAPSHTSIGVPGSTPAPSQLLGTTNGTSPGTSTLATGTSPDTQVSFQSPGATTGTEPSSPATNSTQSPNNTSSTSTALPTAQPACPGIVSPRGESHIFLSMRLASPLDLGNTTVQKLIVSELQHRLQDRFPHANFTMHWRGKRP